One Frankia alni ACN14a DNA window includes the following coding sequences:
- a CDS encoding DUF6158 family protein yields the protein MTHRPEGIPAPNLADDDLVRELRHLHRTRHDAFIAGSEDAFETHTARMLELEREYLRRFPQAASPDPRRTRAGRRRAAGVAG from the coding sequence ATGACGCACCGACCCGAGGGCATCCCCGCCCCCAACCTGGCCGACGACGACCTCGTCCGCGAGCTGCGGCACCTCCACCGCACCAGGCACGACGCCTTCATCGCCGGCAGCGAGGACGCGTTCGAGACCCACACGGCGCGCATGTTGGAGCTCGAACGCGAGTACCTGCGCCGCTTCCCGCAGGCCGCCAGCCCCGATCCACGGCGCACCCGGGCCGGCCGGCGCCGCGCCGCCGGCGTCGCGGGCTGA
- a CDS encoding substrate-binding and vWA domain-containing protein: MSGARHRSPGGGSHGARPRRPDRPDPPDRRVRRSARGRFTGPERSEQPERPGRPEGPGRPGRVGRSARPGRVGPDGRRRGWRARGIGLGAVSSAALLVLGGLTVTGIGFAAASVWHGGSPEECADGTTRTTLTITTAPTLAAPISRLAAEFSRAHSDQDGPCVTFDVSATPSDRALDALSRATTPGSTVPDVWIPESADWLELGQESNTAAQQLPARATTIAGSPVVIAMPRLMAQRLGWPEHHLTWADLAADADRTAFWPDRGEPRWGEFRLAMANPENSAAALRAVIGTVGAARRLAPADMTPGTFDQDRAAQATVLHLERSIDWLPQYDHQLFDSVRDGGTENGAAGSAPSAFPALESDVIAYNRTLTARTGPLSATTLVASYPADGAFTATVPYIVLKRTTDSAPRHAAADAFAAYLRGDAGRRALTAAGFRTPAELAGRDDPGGLAATLNATDGVRSTPPKLASTDASDSVLGTARRFFRHSRERGATLAVLDTSGSMALPLTSDAGRTRLQAATDAAMTGLRLFAPDSQVGLWQSSAELPDGHRELAPLARLNAAGHAGAGHAGTQRDDLTASLAALKPGGSTDLYSTAVAAVRELTDRYAADRLNRVVLFTDGDADTGGDDHPDGEQPGRRATASAEPTLDQAVSALRAAADPHRPVQLIVIGCDPGADLASLQRLAGATGGHAYLAPDADALFDIYVDTLTGA; encoded by the coding sequence GTGTCCGGCGCCCGTCATCGGTCCCCAGGTGGAGGCAGTCACGGCGCCCGGCCGCGCCGGCCTGACCGGCCTGACCCGCCTGACCGGCGTGTCCGCAGGTCAGCGCGCGGGCGGTTCACCGGGCCTGAGCGGTCCGAACAGCCGGAACGGCCCGGACGGCCGGAAGGGCCCGGACGGCCCGGACGAGTCGGACGGTCCGCGCGGCCGGGACGGGTCGGCCCGGACGGGCGGCGCCGGGGCTGGCGGGCCCGCGGGATCGGTCTCGGCGCGGTCAGCAGTGCCGCCCTGCTCGTCCTCGGCGGTCTCACGGTCACCGGCATCGGGTTCGCGGCGGCCTCCGTCTGGCACGGCGGCTCGCCGGAGGAGTGCGCCGACGGCACCACCCGGACCACGCTGACGATCACCACAGCCCCGACCCTGGCCGCGCCGATCAGCCGGCTGGCCGCCGAGTTCAGCCGGGCGCACTCCGACCAGGACGGGCCCTGCGTGACCTTCGACGTGTCCGCCACGCCGTCCGACCGGGCACTCGACGCGTTGTCGCGGGCGACCACGCCCGGTTCGACCGTTCCGGACGTGTGGATCCCCGAGTCGGCGGACTGGCTGGAGCTGGGGCAGGAGTCGAATACCGCGGCGCAGCAGTTGCCGGCGCGGGCGACGACGATCGCCGGCTCCCCCGTCGTCATCGCCATGCCCCGGCTGATGGCACAGCGGCTCGGCTGGCCGGAACATCACCTGACCTGGGCCGATCTCGCGGCCGATGCGGACAGGACGGCCTTCTGGCCGGACCGCGGGGAGCCCCGCTGGGGCGAGTTCCGGCTCGCCATGGCCAACCCCGAGAACTCGGCGGCGGCGCTGCGGGCGGTCATCGGCACGGTCGGCGCGGCGCGGCGGTTGGCCCCCGCGGACATGACACCGGGCACCTTCGACCAGGACCGCGCGGCCCAGGCCACGGTGCTGCACCTGGAGCGCTCGATCGACTGGCTGCCGCAGTACGACCACCAGCTGTTCGACTCGGTCCGCGACGGCGGTACGGAGAACGGCGCCGCCGGCAGCGCGCCGTCGGCCTTCCCCGCCCTGGAGTCCGACGTCATCGCCTACAACCGGACGCTGACGGCGCGGACGGGCCCCCTGTCCGCGACGACCCTCGTCGCCTCCTATCCCGCCGACGGCGCGTTCACGGCGACGGTGCCCTACATCGTCCTGAAGCGGACGACGGATTCGGCGCCCAGGCACGCCGCGGCGGACGCCTTCGCCGCCTACCTGCGCGGCGACGCCGGGCGGCGAGCCCTGACCGCGGCCGGCTTCCGCACCCCCGCGGAGCTGGCAGGCCGCGACGATCCGGGCGGGCTGGCGGCGACGCTCAACGCGACCGACGGCGTGCGTTCCACCCCGCCGAAGCTCGCCAGTACGGACGCCTCGGACAGCGTGCTCGGAACCGCGCGCCGCTTCTTCCGGCACAGCCGTGAACGCGGGGCCACCCTCGCCGTGCTCGACACCTCCGGCTCCATGGCGCTGCCGCTGACGAGCGACGCCGGTCGCACCCGCCTCCAGGCGGCCACGGACGCGGCGATGACCGGCCTGCGGCTGTTCGCACCGGACAGCCAGGTCGGCCTCTGGCAGTCCTCCGCCGAACTGCCCGACGGCCACCGGGAGCTCGCCCCGCTCGCCCGGCTGAACGCTGCGGGCCACGCCGGCGCGGGCCACGCCGGCACCCAGCGCGACGACCTGACCGCCTCGCTGGCGGCCCTGAAGCCCGGCGGCAGCACCGACCTGTACTCGACCGCCGTCGCGGCCGTGCGCGAGCTGACCGACCGGTACGCCGCTGATCGGCTCAACCGGGTCGTCCTGTTCACCGACGGTGACGCGGACACCGGCGGCGACGATCACCCCGACGGGGAGCAGCCGGGGCGGCGCGCGACGGCGAGTGCCGAGCCCACGCTCGACCAGGCTGTCTCCGCGCTGCGGGCCGCCGCAGATCCGCACCGGCCCGTCCAGCTCATCGTGATCGGCTGCGATCCCGGCGCGGATCTCGCCAGCCTGCAACGCCTGGCCGGGGCCACCGGCGGCCACGCCTACCTCGCGCCGGACGCGGACGCCCTGTTCGACATCTACGTCGACACCCTGACCGGCGCCTAG
- a CDS encoding GNAT family N-acetyltransferase — translation MDDAPDTPPPEDAGPPTVAGLLLAAGAGRRMGRAKALVEFGGETLAARGVRMLAAGACSPVVVVVGAAADEVAAALTAAAAYRGAGDSVGRAQQRAGGAGGEATGRLGWAEPRLVRAQGWAEGIGASLRAGLDALGGTGAQAAVVTLVDQPGLTAAAVRRLVDAAAPAGAYRRYAALTATYRGQPGHPVLLRRAIWADVAGLARGEVGARAWLRAHPDAVGRVACDGLGTPADADTPADLAGIEEDAPMDLSVTDNPARFRYEAITPAGEIAGFVQYQKRPDRIVFIHTEVSPEFSGQGVGSTLATAALDDVRRQGLAVVPQCPYIRAFIERHPAYADLVAADA, via the coding sequence ATGGACGACGCACCGGACACGCCCCCGCCCGAGGATGCCGGCCCGCCCACGGTCGCCGGCCTGCTGCTGGCGGCCGGGGCGGGGCGGCGGATGGGGCGCGCCAAGGCGCTGGTCGAGTTCGGCGGTGAGACCCTCGCCGCGCGGGGGGTCCGGATGCTCGCCGCCGGCGCCTGCTCGCCGGTCGTGGTCGTCGTCGGCGCCGCCGCGGACGAGGTCGCCGCGGCCCTCACCGCTGCCGCCGCGTACCGCGGGGCGGGCGACTCCGTGGGGCGGGCCCAGCAGCGTGCCGGCGGGGCGGGCGGCGAGGCGACGGGGCGTCTCGGGTGGGCGGAGCCGCGGCTGGTGCGGGCGCAGGGCTGGGCCGAGGGGATCGGCGCCTCCCTGCGAGCCGGGCTCGACGCTCTCGGCGGCACCGGCGCCCAGGCCGCGGTCGTGACGCTGGTCGACCAGCCCGGCCTGACCGCGGCGGCGGTCCGCCGCCTGGTCGACGCCGCCGCGCCGGCCGGGGCGTACCGGCGATACGCGGCGCTGACCGCCACCTACCGCGGCCAGCCGGGCCATCCCGTCCTGCTGCGCCGGGCGATCTGGGCCGACGTCGCCGGCCTCGCCCGCGGGGAGGTCGGCGCGCGGGCCTGGCTGCGCGCCCATCCCGACGCCGTCGGCCGGGTCGCCTGCGACGGCCTCGGCACCCCCGCGGACGCCGACACCCCTGCCGACCTCGCCGGCATCGAGGAGGATGCCCCCATGGACCTGTCTGTCACCGATAATCCCGCACGCTTCCGCTACGAGGCGATCACGCCCGCCGGCGAGATCGCCGGTTTCGTGCAGTACCAGAAGCGGCCGGATCGGATCGTCTTCATCCACACCGAGGTGAGTCCGGAGTTCTCCGGCCAGGGGGTGGGTTCCACCCTCGCCACCGCGGCACTGGACGATGTTCGCCGGCAGGGCCTCGCCGTGGTCCCGCAGTGCCCCTACATCCGCGCGTTCATCGAACGCCATCCGGCCTACGCCGATCTCGTGGCCGCCGACGCCTGA
- a CDS encoding alpha/beta fold hydrolase — translation MPTNSDSGQLASATSGPSLRIPSGGLTLAADAYGDDTDPPVVLLHGGGQTRHSWRRTARRLGADGWYTLTVDLRGHGDSGWSPEGDYALDAFADDVLALRRALGRPPVLIGASLGGIASLAAVGRDPDVARGLVLVDVSPFLQPRGTGRIMDFMRAAPDGFASVEDAADAVAAYLPHRERPRDPAGLRKNLRFADGRWYWHWDPAFVFPPEGHDPRLRLRTPLEELSAIVTRLRIPTMLVRGGQSDVLGEDDARRFLDLAPHAEYCDVAGAHHMVAGDDNAVFDVRILDFLQRRIRPRLVLGPGD, via the coding sequence GTGCCTACGAACTCCGACAGTGGACAGCTGGCCTCGGCGACCTCTGGCCCGTCCCTGCGCATCCCCAGCGGCGGGCTGACCCTCGCCGCGGACGCCTACGGCGACGACACCGATCCTCCGGTGGTGTTACTCCACGGTGGCGGCCAGACCCGTCACTCCTGGCGGCGCACCGCCCGCCGGCTCGGTGCGGACGGCTGGTACACCCTCACGGTGGACCTGCGCGGCCACGGCGACTCCGGCTGGTCCCCCGAGGGCGACTACGCGCTCGACGCCTTCGCCGACGACGTGCTCGCCCTGCGCCGCGCCCTCGGCCGGCCGCCGGTGCTCATCGGCGCCTCGCTGGGCGGCATCGCCTCCCTCGCCGCCGTCGGCCGCGACCCCGACGTCGCGCGCGGCCTGGTCCTCGTCGACGTGTCGCCGTTCCTGCAGCCCCGGGGCACCGGACGGATCATGGACTTCATGCGGGCCGCGCCGGACGGCTTCGCCTCCGTCGAGGACGCCGCCGACGCGGTCGCCGCCTACCTGCCGCACCGGGAGCGCCCCCGCGACCCGGCCGGGCTGCGCAAGAACCTGCGCTTCGCCGACGGCCGCTGGTACTGGCACTGGGACCCGGCGTTCGTCTTCCCGCCCGAGGGCCACGACCCGCGGCTGCGGCTGCGCACGCCGCTGGAGGAGCTATCCGCCATCGTGACGAGGCTGCGGATCCCGACCATGCTCGTGCGGGGCGGCCAGTCCGACGTGCTCGGCGAGGACGACGCCCGCCGGTTTCTCGACCTCGCCCCGCACGCGGAGTACTGCGACGTCGCCGGGGCGCATCACATGGTCGCCGGCGACGACAACGCCGTCTTCGACGTGCGGATCCTCGACTTCCTCCAGCGCCGGATCCGTCCCCGCCTGGTCCTGGGCCCCGGCGACTGA
- a CDS encoding DoxX family protein encodes MTSPDTAALVLRVIVGLTLVAHGYNHVWGPGGIKGTAGWFQSMGLRPGIVHAWTSGLVELAAGFGLVFGFLTPFSAGGIIGTMVVAGITAHRTNGFFIFKPGQGYEYVLMIAAVCAAIGILGPGKASLDHAIGIELDGWAGGLIAILLGVGGAALLLVTAWRPERKPAESTKV; translated from the coding sequence GTGACATCGCCTGACACCGCGGCCCTGGTGCTCCGGGTCATCGTGGGTCTCACTCTGGTCGCCCACGGCTACAACCACGTCTGGGGGCCTGGCGGGATCAAGGGCACGGCCGGCTGGTTCCAGAGCATGGGTCTGCGTCCGGGCATCGTGCACGCCTGGACCTCCGGGCTCGTCGAGCTCGCCGCGGGATTCGGGCTGGTCTTCGGCTTCCTCACGCCGTTCAGTGCCGGCGGCATCATCGGCACGATGGTCGTCGCGGGCATCACGGCGCACCGCACCAACGGCTTCTTCATCTTCAAGCCGGGCCAGGGTTACGAGTACGTCCTGATGATCGCGGCCGTCTGCGCGGCGATCGGCATCCTCGGCCCCGGCAAGGCGTCGCTGGACCACGCGATCGGCATCGAACTCGACGGCTGGGCCGGCGGCCTGATCGCGATCCTGCTCGGCGTGGGCGGGGCTGCCCTGCTGCTGGTGACCGCCTGGCGGCCGGAGCGCAAGCCGGCGGAGTCGACCAAGGTCTGA